One Dreissena polymorpha isolate Duluth1 chromosome 9, UMN_Dpol_1.0, whole genome shotgun sequence genomic window carries:
- the LOC127845584 gene encoding uncharacterized protein LOC127845584 isoform X1, with the protein MQFVSCLETLICELEVKSAYYKIKICDVTRGVSLMVTFPISVKLSVPLHWYLRYCDVPVLIDMDMALMVRTFRAGLRRSTLVLIVFVAGVFLALHAIRTGDDTVPQTIFASFIPVHSSTKTTAIMKSLNYSSTTALTKAQSAENRFRTRLQRIQHTCEKKTNLRGIVLKPDCEEPRKNFLNVENKHVVFCAIEKTGSTFWRRIFQMAANGADGHPSLIKTADAYNQIGYRSMENMNWKEITSVFQTSNSIMFVRNPYWRLFSGWLDKLYSPNWIYWMIHADEVARKKGQLYMGECANDVSFVDFVDHLTDSILDGQCVNGHFSPSHEHCFPCALNVTYVGKYETLKEDTISLTQNLGIQLNLKDFERDAAKDAIVDAVDWVFAEKDKIVGCKVTFHCALFRVWSRLQSRGIISRDIMFPYKSRGEAADVTYDEFYQSLTLAHLNSEASALKLGRKKSFAQAIRSLPDRVISKIKHAFIDDFEMFDYSLNPLEQDLETLKTIPGEYLQTCPLV; encoded by the exons ATGCAGTTTGTCAGTTGTTTGGAGACCTTAATCTGTGAACTGGAGGTAAAATCAGCATACTATAAAATAAA GATTTGTGACGTAACACGTGGTGTTTCATTGATGGTGACGTTTCCGATTTCAGTTAAGCTAAGCGTGCCGTTGCATTGGTATTTGAGATATTGTGACGTACCGGTATTAATTGACATGGACATGGCGTTGATGGTGCGGACATTTAGAGCAGGACTGCGGAGGTCTACACTGGTTCTCATAGTGTTCGTTGCTGGTGTCTTCCTCGCACTTCACGCGATACGGACAG GCGATGATACGGTACCCCAGACAATTTTCGCTTCGTTCATCCCGGTGCATAGTTCTACAAAAACGACTGCAATAATGAAGTCCTTGAATTATTCATCGACTACCGCATTGACAAAG GCTCAGTCGGCAGAGAACAGATTCCGGACTAGATTACAGAGAATTCAACACACGTGCGAGAAGAAAACAAACTTACGAGGTATTGTTTTAAAACCAGATTGTGAAGAACCGAGGAAAAATTTTCTGAATGTAGAAAATAAGCACGTTGTCTTCTGCGCCATAGAAAAGACCGGGAGTACCTTCTGGAGACGGATATTTCAAATGGCGGCTAATGGGGCAGACGGGCATCCGTCATTAATCAAAACGGCCGATGCGTATAATCAGATTGGTTATCGATCTATGGAAAACATGAACTGGAAAGAAATCACTTCTGTGTTTCAAACTTCCAACAGTATCATGTTTGTAAGGAACCCATATTGGCGCTTGTTTTCGGGCTGGTTAGATAAACTATATTCGCCAAACTGGATTTACTGGATGATCCATGCAGATGAAGTTGCAAGGAAGAAAGGACAACTGTACATGGGGGAATGCGCCAACGATGTGTCTTTTGTCGACTTTGTGGATCACCTTACGGACAGCATCCTAGACGGTCAATGTGTGAACGGCCACTTCAGTCCGAGCCACGAGCACTGCTTCCCGTGCGCGCTGAACGTTACGTATGTCGGCAAATACGAGACGCTGAAAGAGGACACGATCTCCCTCACGCAGAATCTGGGCATACAACTGAATCTGAAAGACTTCGAAAGAGACGCGGCAAAAGATGCTATCGTCGACGCGGTTGACTGGGTGTTTGCCGAAAAGGATAAAATTGTTGGTTGCAAAGTTACATTTCACTGCGCTTTGTTTCGTGTGTGGAGCAGATTGCAAAGCCGAGGAATCATATCTCGTGACATCATGTTTCCTTATAAATCACGTGGTGAAGCCGCTGACGTCACGTACGATGAGTTTTATCAAAGTCTGACGCTGGCGCATCTGAATAGCGAAGCATCTGCACTAAAGTTAGGTCGTAAAAAGTCGTTCGCTCAGGCGATACGGTCTTTACCAGACCGGGTCATATCAAAAATCAAACATGCGTTTATTGAtgattttgaaatgtttgattACAGTTTGAATCCCCTGGAGCAGGATTTAGAGACGTTAAAGACCATTCCTGGAGAATATTTACAGACATGTCCTTTAGTTTAA
- the LOC127845584 gene encoding uncharacterized protein LOC127845584 isoform X2, with the protein MVTFPISVKLSVPLHWYLRYCDVPVLIDMDMALMVRTFRAGLRRSTLVLIVFVAGVFLALHAIRTGDDTVPQTIFASFIPVHSSTKTTAIMKSLNYSSTTALTKAQSAENRFRTRLQRIQHTCEKKTNLRGIVLKPDCEEPRKNFLNVENKHVVFCAIEKTGSTFWRRIFQMAANGADGHPSLIKTADAYNQIGYRSMENMNWKEITSVFQTSNSIMFVRNPYWRLFSGWLDKLYSPNWIYWMIHADEVARKKGQLYMGECANDVSFVDFVDHLTDSILDGQCVNGHFSPSHEHCFPCALNVTYVGKYETLKEDTISLTQNLGIQLNLKDFERDAAKDAIVDAVDWVFAEKDKIVGCKVTFHCALFRVWSRLQSRGIISRDIMFPYKSRGEAADVTYDEFYQSLTLAHLNSEASALKLGRKKSFAQAIRSLPDRVISKIKHAFIDDFEMFDYSLNPLEQDLETLKTIPGEYLQTCPLV; encoded by the exons ATGGTGACGTTTCCGATTTCAGTTAAGCTAAGCGTGCCGTTGCATTGGTATTTGAGATATTGTGACGTACCGGTATTAATTGACATGGACATGGCGTTGATGGTGCGGACATTTAGAGCAGGACTGCGGAGGTCTACACTGGTTCTCATAGTGTTCGTTGCTGGTGTCTTCCTCGCACTTCACGCGATACGGACAG GCGATGATACGGTACCCCAGACAATTTTCGCTTCGTTCATCCCGGTGCATAGTTCTACAAAAACGACTGCAATAATGAAGTCCTTGAATTATTCATCGACTACCGCATTGACAAAG GCTCAGTCGGCAGAGAACAGATTCCGGACTAGATTACAGAGAATTCAACACACGTGCGAGAAGAAAACAAACTTACGAGGTATTGTTTTAAAACCAGATTGTGAAGAACCGAGGAAAAATTTTCTGAATGTAGAAAATAAGCACGTTGTCTTCTGCGCCATAGAAAAGACCGGGAGTACCTTCTGGAGACGGATATTTCAAATGGCGGCTAATGGGGCAGACGGGCATCCGTCATTAATCAAAACGGCCGATGCGTATAATCAGATTGGTTATCGATCTATGGAAAACATGAACTGGAAAGAAATCACTTCTGTGTTTCAAACTTCCAACAGTATCATGTTTGTAAGGAACCCATATTGGCGCTTGTTTTCGGGCTGGTTAGATAAACTATATTCGCCAAACTGGATTTACTGGATGATCCATGCAGATGAAGTTGCAAGGAAGAAAGGACAACTGTACATGGGGGAATGCGCCAACGATGTGTCTTTTGTCGACTTTGTGGATCACCTTACGGACAGCATCCTAGACGGTCAATGTGTGAACGGCCACTTCAGTCCGAGCCACGAGCACTGCTTCCCGTGCGCGCTGAACGTTACGTATGTCGGCAAATACGAGACGCTGAAAGAGGACACGATCTCCCTCACGCAGAATCTGGGCATACAACTGAATCTGAAAGACTTCGAAAGAGACGCGGCAAAAGATGCTATCGTCGACGCGGTTGACTGGGTGTTTGCCGAAAAGGATAAAATTGTTGGTTGCAAAGTTACATTTCACTGCGCTTTGTTTCGTGTGTGGAGCAGATTGCAAAGCCGAGGAATCATATCTCGTGACATCATGTTTCCTTATAAATCACGTGGTGAAGCCGCTGACGTCACGTACGATGAGTTTTATCAAAGTCTGACGCTGGCGCATCTGAATAGCGAAGCATCTGCACTAAAGTTAGGTCGTAAAAAGTCGTTCGCTCAGGCGATACGGTCTTTACCAGACCGGGTCATATCAAAAATCAAACATGCGTTTATTGAtgattttgaaatgtttgattACAGTTTGAATCCCCTGGAGCAGGATTTAGAGACGTTAAAGACCATTCCTGGAGAATATTTACAGACATGTCCTTTAGTTTAA